Proteins encoded together in one Chryseobacterium taklimakanense window:
- a CDS encoding ATP-binding cassette domain-containing protein — translation MLSVQGLGLHHAGNYLFRDVNFTIKRDDKIGLVGKNGAGKSTLLKILSGEINFYEGNVVPEGNITIGFLKQDLEFVKGRTVWEETKQAFEQINSWKNELDDVNDQLATRTDYESDYYHNLIHRMTDLNDLLHHHDAYNLEGDMEKVLLGLGFKADDFDRLTDEFSGGWRMRIELAKLLLQNNDLMLLDEPTNHLDMESIIWLENFLKDYNGAIVLVSHDKQFMTSVCNRTFDVNNKKIDDYKANYTKYLELRKERREKLEQAKKNQDAEIKQMEDNINRFRASATKASFAQSLIKKLEKIERIEMDNEDVSKFNIRFVQSVVPGKVIFEAEKLGKAYGEKQIFDDVDFFVERGDRIALLGQNGQGKTTLAKILTGQIKDYSGTWNLGHNVNIGYFAQNQEEVLTPGKTVLQEAEDAATEETRPRVRDLLGNFLFSGEDVQKKTQVLSGGERNRLALCKLLLRPFNVLIMDEPTNHLDIQSKEIIKLALNKFEGTLIVISHDREFLQGLADKIFEFRDGKMREFLGNIDEYLEYRQKESIREISAEKSKLDNRKAQAEVKVEELIQTEPEIQTTSSETRQNQDPSNTFITKEQKQLQNKLKKAEEKIDGYEKEIQSLEEIFGKTNPTDAELAKYDQLKKELEETLQLWEDLALQLED, via the coding sequence ATGCTATCAGTTCAGGGACTTGGCCTACACCACGCAGGAAACTATCTTTTCAGAGATGTGAATTTTACCATTAAAAGAGATGATAAAATCGGTCTCGTAGGGAAAAACGGCGCCGGAAAATCTACACTTTTGAAAATACTTTCAGGCGAAATCAATTTCTATGAAGGCAATGTGGTTCCGGAGGGCAATATCACCATCGGATTCCTGAAACAGGATTTGGAATTTGTGAAAGGCAGAACCGTTTGGGAAGAGACTAAACAGGCTTTTGAGCAAATAAACAGTTGGAAAAATGAACTTGATGATGTGAATGACCAGCTTGCTACAAGAACCGACTATGAAAGCGACTATTATCATAACCTGATACACCGCATGACGGATCTGAACGATTTGCTGCACCACCACGATGCCTACAATCTGGAAGGCGACATGGAAAAAGTGCTGCTCGGTTTAGGTTTCAAAGCTGATGATTTTGACCGGTTGACTGATGAATTTTCAGGTGGATGGAGAATGCGGATCGAACTGGCGAAACTTCTTTTGCAAAACAACGACCTGATGCTTCTCGATGAGCCTACCAACCACCTCGATATGGAGAGTATCATCTGGCTTGAAAACTTTTTAAAAGATTATAATGGCGCGATCGTCCTTGTTTCGCACGACAAGCAGTTTATGACCTCGGTGTGTAACCGTACATTCGATGTGAACAATAAAAAAATCGACGATTACAAGGCTAATTACACCAAATATCTTGAACTGAGGAAAGAGCGCCGGGAAAAGCTGGAACAGGCGAAGAAAAACCAGGATGCGGAAATTAAGCAGATGGAGGATAATATCAACCGGTTCCGTGCATCTGCAACCAAGGCGTCTTTTGCACAGTCTTTAATTAAAAAGCTTGAGAAAATTGAAAGAATCGAGATGGATAATGAGGATGTTTCCAAATTCAATATCCGTTTCGTACAGTCGGTGGTGCCTGGCAAAGTGATTTTCGAGGCTGAAAAATTAGGTAAAGCCTACGGTGAAAAACAGATTTTCGATGATGTAGATTTCTTCGTAGAACGTGGCGACCGGATTGCTTTGCTTGGACAAAACGGTCAGGGAAAAACCACTTTAGCCAAGATTTTGACCGGCCAAATAAAGGATTATTCAGGGACCTGGAATCTTGGGCATAATGTGAATATCGGTTACTTCGCACAAAACCAGGAAGAAGTTCTCACGCCCGGAAAAACCGTGTTGCAGGAAGCTGAAGATGCTGCAACCGAAGAAACACGGCCGAGGGTCCGTGACCTTTTAGGAAATTTCCTTTTTTCGGGAGAAGATGTACAGAAAAAAACGCAGGTGCTGTCTGGTGGCGAGCGTAACCGTTTGGCTTTGTGTAAATTATTGCTTCGTCCTTTCAACGTTTTGATCATGGACGAACCTACTAACCACCTCGATATCCAGTCAAAGGAAATCATCAAGCTGGCTTTAAATAAATTTGAAGGAACGCTGATCGTAATTTCCCACGACCGTGAATTTTTGCAGGGGCTGGCAGACAAGATTTTTGAATTCCGCGACGGAAAGATGAGAGAATTCCTGGGAAATATTGATGAGTATCTGGAATACCGTCAAAAAGAAAGTATCAGGGAAATTTCCGCAGAAAAATCAAAACTGGATAACAGAAAAGCTCAGGCTGAAGTAAAAGTTGAGGAGTTAATCCAAACCGAGCCTGAAATTCAAACGACTTCAAGTGAAACCAGACAAAATCAGGACCCTTCAAACACCTTCATCACCAAAGAGCAAAAACAACTTCAAAACAAACTGAAAAAAGCTGAAGAAAAAATTGACGGTTACGAAAAGGAAATCCAGTCGCTGGAAGAAATTTTTGGTAAAACCAATCCTACTGATGCTGAACTTGCAAAGTATGATCAGTTGAAAAAGGAACTGGAGGAAACCCTGCAACTTTGGGAAGATCTGGCGTTGCAGCTTGAGGATTAA
- a CDS encoding DUF4230 domain-containing protein, translating into MNPRKVKTILWSVGILGVLVLAFFIYQMMQPSSGTNGVMIVVMLVLGLLLGGVIAFLAGNKLKPEPPVVKESSHTIAESMRKVFKIVSAEGHFNEIYNYEESSKLFNFIPQKKKALVIVSAKVLVGYDFEKLKWEVDEINRKVRLTEFPAPEILSTETDYKYYNIEEQFFNLFSKDDLARIQQNSKKQVIEAAKKSHLPEVAAEQMRTLMTELLNSKNFLLENPTVITDSQKQLEMKPGNFEGPVSS; encoded by the coding sequence ATGAATCCCCGCAAAGTAAAAACCATTCTCTGGTCGGTCGGAATTTTAGGCGTTCTCGTACTCGCTTTCTTTATCTATCAAATGATGCAGCCCAGTTCCGGGACTAACGGAGTGATGATTGTGGTGATGCTGGTTCTCGGCCTTTTATTGGGAGGTGTGATCGCTTTTTTGGCAGGAAACAAACTGAAACCGGAACCGCCGGTGGTGAAGGAAAGTTCGCACACCATTGCCGAAAGTATGCGAAAGGTTTTTAAAATAGTGTCTGCGGAAGGCCATTTCAACGAGATATATAATTATGAAGAGTCTTCCAAACTTTTCAATTTTATACCTCAAAAGAAAAAAGCTTTGGTCATCGTTTCTGCAAAAGTTTTGGTCGGCTACGATTTTGAAAAACTGAAATGGGAAGTGGATGAAATTAACCGTAAAGTAAGGCTTACCGAATTTCCCGCTCCGGAAATTCTTTCTACGGAGACGGATTACAAATACTACAATATCGAAGAGCAATTCTTTAATCTTTTCAGTAAAGATGATTTAGCACGGATACAGCAAAACAGCAAAAAGCAGGTCATTGAAGCAGCGAAGAAATCCCACCTTCCCGAAGTTGCAGCCGAACAAATGCGCACGCTGATGACCGAATTGCTGAACTCAAAAAATTTCCTTTTGGAAAACCCAACGGTGATCACCGATTCACAAAAGCAGCTTGAAATGAAACCGGGCAATTTTGAAGGACCAGTTTCATCATAA
- the nusG gene encoding transcription termination/antitermination protein NusG produces MSDLKWYVLKAISGQENKVKSYIENEIQRLGFEQYVTQVVIPMEKVIQLKNGKKVPKEKPYYPGYLMIEADLMGEIPHVIKNIPGVISFLSLTKGGDPVPMRKSEVDRMLGRMDELSEFATDMAIPYVVGESIKVIDGPFNGFNGTVEKILEDKKKLEVSVMIFGRKTPMELNFMQVEKV; encoded by the coding sequence ATGAGTGATTTGAAGTGGTATGTATTGAAAGCCATCAGCGGACAGGAAAACAAAGTGAAGTCCTATATTGAAAACGAAATCCAGCGTTTGGGTTTCGAACAGTATGTGACGCAGGTGGTAATACCTATGGAGAAGGTAATACAGCTGAAGAACGGTAAGAAAGTTCCAAAAGAAAAACCTTATTACCCAGGTTACCTGATGATTGAGGCTGACCTTATGGGCGAGATACCTCACGTCATTAAAAACATTCCTGGGGTAATATCTTTTCTAAGTTTAACTAAAGGTGGCGACCCTGTGCCAATGCGTAAATCTGAAGTGGACAGGATGCTGGGCAGAATGGATGAGCTTTCAGAATTCGCGACAGATATGGCAATTCCGTACGTGGTTGGTGAAAGCATAAAAGTAATCGACGGACCTTTCAACGGATTCAACGGAACGGTTGAGAAAATACTTGAAGACAAGAAAAAGCTGGAAGTTTCAGTAATGATTTTCGGTAGAAAAACACCGATGGAGCTTAACTTCATGCAGGTTGAGAAAGTTTAA
- the secE gene encoding preprotein translocase subunit SecE: MSSFVDFIKGSYTEFKDKVEWPKWPDLQSSTIVVAVATVLLSIFLFGVDTLFSKFIENALAMLINLFN, from the coding sequence ATGAGTTCATTTGTAGATTTTATAAAAGGTTCCTATACTGAATTTAAAGATAAAGTGGAGTGGCCGAAATGGCCAGACCTGCAGTCTTCTACTATTGTAGTTGCTGTAGCAACTGTACTTTTATCTATCTTTCTTTTTGGTGTAGATACCTTGTTCAGTAAGTTTATCGAGAACGCTTTAGCAATGTTAATTAACCTGTTCAACTAA
- the tuf gene encoding elongation factor Tu, with the protein MAKETFNRNKPHLNIGTIGHVDHGKTTLTAAISKVLSDKGLAEKKDFSAIDSAPEEKERGITINTAHIEYETENRHYAHVDCPGHADYVKNMVTGAAQMDGAILVCAATDGPMPQTREHILLCRQVNVPRIVVFMNKVDMVDDAELLELVELELRDLLSTYEYDGDNSPVIQGSALGALNGEEKWVKTVEELMDAVDTWIEQPVRDSDKPFLMPIEDVFSITGRGTVATGRIEAGVINSGDPVDIVGMGEEKLTSTVTGVEMFRKILDRGEAGDNVGLLLRGIEKTDIRRGMVIAKQGSVKPHKKFKAEVYILSKEEGGRHTPFHNKYRPQFYVRTTDVTGEIFLPEGVEMVMPGDNLTITVELLQPIALNVGLRFAIREGGRTVGAGQVTEILD; encoded by the coding sequence ATGGCAAAGGAAACGTTTAATCGTAACAAACCGCACTTGAACATTGGTACCATCGGTCACGTTGACCATGGTAAGACTACCTTAACTGCTGCTATCTCTAAAGTATTATCTGATAAAGGATTAGCAGAAAAAAAAGATTTCTCTGCAATTGACTCTGCTCCGGAGGAAAAAGAAAGAGGTATTACAATTAACACGGCTCACATTGAGTACGAAACAGAAAACAGACACTACGCTCACGTAGACTGTCCTGGTCACGCCGACTATGTGAAAAACATGGTAACCGGTGCTGCTCAGATGGATGGCGCTATCCTTGTGTGTGCTGCTACAGACGGACCAATGCCTCAAACTAGAGAGCACATCCTTCTTTGCCGTCAGGTAAACGTACCAAGAATCGTTGTTTTCATGAACAAAGTGGATATGGTAGATGATGCTGAGCTTCTTGAACTTGTTGAGCTTGAATTGAGAGATCTTCTTTCTACTTACGAATATGACGGTGATAACTCTCCTGTAATCCAGGGTTCTGCACTAGGAGCGCTAAACGGTGAGGAAAAATGGGTTAAAACTGTTGAAGAATTGATGGATGCAGTAGATACTTGGATCGAGCAGCCGGTAAGAGATTCTGATAAGCCATTCCTTATGCCAATCGAAGACGTATTCTCTATTACTGGTAGAGGTACTGTAGCAACTGGTAGAATCGAGGCTGGTGTTATCAACTCTGGTGATCCTGTAGATATCGTAGGTATGGGTGAAGAAAAACTGACTTCAACTGTAACTGGGGTAGAGATGTTCCGTAAGATCCTTGACAGAGGTGAAGCTGGGGATAACGTTGGTCTACTTCTTAGAGGTATCGAAAAAACTGATATCAGAAGAGGTATGGTAATCGCTAAGCAAGGTTCTGTGAAGCCACACAAAAAATTCAAAGCAGAGGTTTATATCCTTTCTAAAGAAGAAGGTGGCCGTCACACTCCATTCCACAACAAGTACCGTCCGCAGTTCTACGTAAGAACTACTGACGTTACTGGTGAGATCTTCTTGCCAGAAGGTGTAGAAATGGTAATGCCAGGTGATAACCTTACTATTACTGTAGAATTGCTTCAGCCAATCGCTCTTAACGTAGGTCTTAGATTTGCGATCAGAGAAGGTGGTAGAACAGTTGGTGCAGGTCAGGTAACTGAAATCTTAGACTAA
- a CDS encoding HPF/RaiA family ribosome-associated protein has protein sequence MKITVQAIGLTPHQPLEEHIDKKVSKLDTFYDKIQECKVYLKVENISGKENKTSEIKLVVPGDDIVVKKTSATFEESLDQCVDTAKKLLIKKKELA, from the coding sequence ATGAAAATTACAGTTCAGGCGATAGGATTAACGCCGCACCAACCATTAGAAGAGCATATCGATAAAAAAGTAAGCAAGCTGGATACGTTTTATGACAAAATCCAGGAGTGCAAGGTTTACCTGAAAGTAGAGAATATTTCCGGAAAAGAAAATAAAACATCAGAGATTAAGCTCGTGGTTCCGGGTGATGATATCGTGGTGAAGAAGACATCAGCCACTTTTGAGGAAAGTTTGGACCAATGTGTGGATACTGCTAAAAAGCTGCTAATCAAGAAAAAAGAGCTGGCTTAA
- a CDS encoding tyrosine-type recombinase/integrase has product MTEKFLEYIAIEKRYTQNTLISYRKDLEDFLKFIIETEGHDDLMKIDKKVIRNFMVRLSQEKMAKRSINRKLSTLRSFYLYLLKIGEIKTSPMESIQALKFYAEKQIPFSEDEMNALQETDLYNSEENFLKKTIIETLYQTGMRKAELCNLLHENVDFSKKELRITGKGNKTRIVPILDSLLEFLEKFNALRKPEKEAEKYFFVSNKGKKLDPKFVYLTVNSYFSTITSKQKKSPHILRHSFATHVLGNGAEISKVKTVLGHSSLASTQVYTTANIEQLKKVFNRAHPRAKKNGADGSGPEV; this is encoded by the coding sequence ATGACTGAGAAATTTCTGGAATACATCGCCATAGAAAAACGCTACACCCAAAATACCCTGATCAGCTACAGAAAGGATCTGGAAGACTTTTTGAAGTTTATTATTGAAACGGAAGGCCATGATGATCTGATGAAAATTGACAAAAAAGTGATCCGGAATTTTATGGTGAGGCTGAGCCAGGAAAAAATGGCTAAACGCAGCATCAACCGCAAACTTTCTACGCTAAGAAGTTTCTACCTGTATCTGCTCAAAATTGGTGAAATAAAAACTTCGCCGATGGAAAGCATTCAAGCATTAAAATTTTACGCCGAGAAACAAATTCCGTTTTCTGAGGATGAAATGAATGCGCTGCAGGAAACAGATCTTTATAATTCCGAAGAAAATTTCCTTAAGAAAACAATTATAGAAACGCTTTACCAAACCGGTATGCGAAAGGCGGAGCTTTGTAATCTGCTTCACGAAAATGTAGATTTTTCCAAAAAGGAACTGCGCATAACTGGTAAAGGAAATAAAACCCGAATTGTTCCCATCTTGGATAGCCTCCTTGAATTTTTAGAAAAATTTAACGCGCTTCGCAAGCCCGAAAAAGAGGCGGAAAAGTACTTTTTTGTCTCGAATAAGGGTAAAAAACTAGATCCGAAATTTGTTTATTTAACCGTAAATAGCTACTTTAGTACTATAACTTCGAAACAGAAAAAAAGCCCTCATATCTTAAGACACAGTTTTGCAACACACGTTTTGGGAAATGGGGCTGAAATTTCTAAAGTGAAGACGGTTCTTGGACATTCGAGTTTGGCGTCAACACAGGTTTATACCACTGCCAACATCGAACAGTTGAAAAAAGTATTCAACCGGGCTCACCCCAGAGCCAAAAAAAATGGAGCGGACGGGAGCGGTCCGGAGGTTTAA
- the rpsU gene encoding 30S ribosomal protein S21, whose amino-acid sequence MLIIPVKDGEAIDRALKRYKRKFDKTGVVRSLRARQQFTKPSVTKRAKIAKAAHKQRVASREEQA is encoded by the coding sequence ATGTTAATAATTCCAGTAAAAGATGGCGAAGCTATCGACAGAGCACTAAAAAGATACAAAAGAAAATTTGACAAAACTGGTGTTGTACGTTCACTAAGAGCAAGACAGCAGTTCACAAAACCTTCTGTAACCAAAAGAGCTAAAATAGCAAAGGCAGCTCACAAACAGAGAGTAGCCAGCAGAGAGGAGCAGGCATAA
- a CDS encoding UvrD-helicase domain-containing protein, whose protein sequence is MENTKQYTAINASAGSGKTYALVLRVLMICLRYERQHDAIKHILALTFTNKAANEMKERILQWLKNFTKPDYENNGDLKNIQTALRGQGIMVTLEDLHRRSQKVLDYILHNYSTLSIGTIDKFNARLVRSFSYELGLAHQFNLEIQSEPFLIEAVDKMLDEIGENEQISEAFMDFINYNLDNDERVNLNNSLYKKAKNFISDIHYEDLKKNSEFDWESYEKAKTKLRQEILKHRKTAKETAQNIITILQEKGLEISDFAGGNSNSIAKFFYEYLKFISGKRDVFPFPADEEKAIQNFRKGTSGSGKGKEQLVDEVLNFMIESRESVISNFISAERKSAILSELLPLKINKEIQEKLNEIEEENDVVLLSKFNVIINENLRNEPSSFIYEKIGTRYQHFFFDEFQDTSKMQWNNLLPLKDHTVASEGNSFTLVGDPKQSIYRFRGGDSELMLNVLNKKDESPVEVFVEVLGSNWRSAKNIVNFNNELYDFLSKGLNTEHCELFSEKARQIPQKKFAGRVKVNLAPYTKGNEEYFTEVAGQMHRNIQECLNNGFIFSDITILCRSAKEIQKYAQLLGREKVIYNGTETYIKTISEKGLTLDLSYTLKALIEFLNWEIQPKNRQFMVKMLYYLNELGRIDIPEFSNEIMALLKIENHEKLINTIEERFSLKLSQKGIPRLNLYNYIEFFVHEFSVKNKETDYLLNFLENLYNFTQNAGMTVKDFVKLWDEEAHKISIQASENVDAVNMMTIHAAKGLEFPVVFLPMKNANKDAEFHEWFDLENLGELKSVNIKGFKKEMANYDKDLASFNEENSYKNKIDRFCIQYVATTRPVEQLFLYIQRPSASSNNLEIFDFIKTKNPENLDEFDIYPEENESFKKQRTEETADRKTLDITSLSENTEHISNIKIATPSKSYQNTNESVRIGIFVHEILEKINSEKDIENVLQQYILEGIITENEKIEIVERLLKVLRNERYAQYFDETLKVINEKEMMITENGSTETYRIDRLVETENGLVIIDFKTGAEREKYEKQVSAYREVLEKLGKKVAGTEIIYV, encoded by the coding sequence ATGGAAAACACTAAACAATATACCGCCATCAACGCGTCTGCCGGCTCCGGGAAGACTTATGCCCTGGTGCTGCGGGTGCTGATGATATGTCTGCGCTACGAAAGACAGCATGATGCCATCAAACATATTTTGGCGCTGACCTTCACCAATAAAGCTGCGAATGAAATGAAGGAAAGAATTTTGCAGTGGCTGAAAAATTTCACCAAACCGGATTACGAAAACAACGGTGATTTGAAAAACATTCAAACTGCTTTGCGCGGCCAGGGAATTATGGTGACCCTGGAGGATCTACACCGCCGCTCGCAGAAGGTCTTGGATTATATTCTGCACAACTACTCTACCCTGAGTATTGGGACGATTGATAAATTTAATGCGAGGCTTGTGAGAAGTTTTTCTTACGAGTTAGGCCTGGCGCATCAGTTCAATCTTGAAATTCAAAGTGAACCTTTTCTGATTGAAGCGGTCGATAAAATGCTTGACGAAATCGGGGAAAACGAGCAAATTTCTGAGGCGTTCATGGATTTCATCAATTATAATCTGGATAATGACGAACGGGTGAACCTCAACAATTCGCTTTATAAAAAGGCAAAAAATTTCATCAGCGACATCCATTACGAAGATTTGAAAAAAAATTCGGAGTTCGACTGGGAATCGTATGAAAAAGCAAAAACAAAACTGAGACAGGAAATCCTTAAGCATAGAAAAACGGCAAAAGAAACGGCACAAAACATCATTACAATTTTACAAGAAAAAGGACTGGAAATTTCAGATTTTGCCGGAGGAAACTCCAACAGTATTGCTAAGTTTTTTTATGAATACTTAAAGTTCATTAGTGGTAAGAGAGATGTCTTCCCATTTCCGGCGGATGAAGAAAAAGCCATCCAGAATTTCAGAAAAGGCACCTCCGGAAGTGGCAAAGGAAAGGAACAGTTGGTAGATGAAGTCTTAAACTTTATGATTGAAAGCCGGGAATCAGTAATTTCAAATTTTATTTCGGCGGAGAGAAAATCAGCGATTCTCTCAGAACTCTTACCTTTAAAAATAAATAAAGAAATCCAGGAAAAGCTCAATGAAATTGAGGAAGAAAACGATGTGGTGCTGCTCTCGAAATTCAATGTCATCATTAATGAAAACCTGCGGAATGAGCCTTCGAGTTTTATCTATGAAAAGATAGGGACGCGGTATCAGCATTTCTTTTTTGATGAGTTTCAGGACACTTCTAAAATGCAGTGGAACAACCTGTTACCACTGAAAGACCACACGGTTGCCTCTGAAGGTAATTCTTTTACACTCGTAGGCGACCCCAAACAGAGCATATACCGCTTCCGGGGCGGCGACAGTGAGCTGATGCTGAATGTTTTAAACAAAAAAGATGAAAGCCCGGTAGAAGTTTTTGTAGAAGTGCTCGGCAGCAACTGGCGAAGCGCAAAAAACATCGTGAATTTCAACAATGAGCTTTATGATTTCCTTTCTAAAGGTTTGAATACCGAACATTGCGAACTGTTCTCGGAAAAAGCCAGACAGATTCCGCAGAAAAAATTTGCCGGAAGGGTGAAAGTAAATCTTGCGCCTTATACCAAGGGAAACGAAGAATATTTCACGGAAGTTGCCGGGCAAATGCACCGGAATATTCAGGAGTGTCTGAATAACGGATTTATATTTTCCGATATCACGATTTTGTGCCGCAGCGCGAAAGAAATCCAAAAATATGCCCAGCTTCTCGGCAGGGAAAAAGTGATTTACAATGGTACGGAAACTTATATCAAAACCATTTCGGAGAAAGGGCTGACGCTGGATTTGTCTTACACCTTAAAGGCATTGATTGAATTTCTGAACTGGGAAATCCAACCAAAGAACAGGCAGTTTATGGTGAAAATGCTTTATTACCTGAATGAGCTTGGCCGCATAGATATCCCTGAATTTTCCAATGAAATCATGGCGCTGCTAAAAATCGAAAACCACGAGAAACTGATTAATACTATTGAGGAAAGATTTTCATTAAAACTAAGTCAAAAAGGTATTCCACGCCTTAATCTTTACAATTACATCGAATTTTTTGTACATGAATTTTCGGTGAAAAATAAGGAAACCGATTACCTGCTGAACTTTCTGGAAAACCTGTACAATTTCACGCAAAATGCCGGCATGACGGTGAAGGATTTTGTAAAACTTTGGGATGAGGAAGCGCACAAAATTTCGATTCAGGCGAGTGAAAATGTGGATGCTGTCAATATGATGACCATTCACGCCGCAAAAGGACTGGAGTTCCCTGTAGTTTTCCTGCCGATGAAAAATGCCAATAAAGACGCTGAATTTCACGAGTGGTTCGATCTGGAAAATCTGGGCGAACTGAAATCCGTAAATATCAAAGGCTTCAAAAAAGAAATGGCCAATTATGATAAGGATTTAGCCAGCTTCAATGAGGAGAATTCCTACAAAAATAAAATCGACCGGTTTTGTATTCAATACGTGGCAACTACGCGTCCGGTAGAGCAGCTTTTTTTATATATCCAAAGGCCGAGCGCATCGAGCAACAATCTCGAAATTTTTGATTTTATCAAAACAAAAAATCCGGAAAACCTGGATGAATTTGATATTTATCCGGAGGAAAACGAATCGTTCAAAAAACAGAGAACGGAAGAAACCGCAGACCGTAAAACTTTGGACATCACTTCTCTTTCTGAGAACACTGAACATATCAGCAATATTAAAATTGCGACGCCTTCAAAAAGTTACCAGAATACGAACGAGTCCGTACGAATCGGGATTTTTGTGCATGAAATTCTAGAAAAAATCAACTCTGAAAAGGATATTGAAAATGTTCTGCAGCAGTACATTCTGGAGGGCATCATTACCGAAAATGAAAAAATTGAAATCGTGGAACGCCTTCTTAAAGTGCTCCGTAATGAAAGATATGCACAGTATTTCGATGAAACCCTGAAAGTGATTAACGAAAAAGAAATGATGATCACCGAAAACGGCAGCACCGAAACCTATCGTATCGACCGCCTTGTAGAGACCGAAAACGGCCTGGTCATCATTGATTTCAAAACCGGAGCCGAGCGCGAAAAGTATGAAAAACAGGTGAGCGCCTATCGTGAAGTATTGGAAAAACTGGGCAAGAAAGTCGCCGGAACCGAAATTATATATGTTTAA
- a CDS encoding ferritin, with protein MVSEKIAQLINEQIAKEQYAAQYYLSMSAWFNSRDLEGIANYFRVQSKEELMHADKMFDYLADVGGEIVIGEIPKPPHTFADVQDVFEKALEHERVVTRSIFNIVKAANDEGDFATTSFLQWFINEQVEEESSASLLVSKIKMVKDNPSALYLFDQELSQRVFVPENGK; from the coding sequence ATGGTAAGTGAAAAAATAGCCCAGCTAATCAATGAACAGATTGCAAAAGAACAGTATGCAGCACAATATTATCTCTCAATGTCGGCGTGGTTCAACAGCCGTGATCTGGAAGGAATCGCCAATTACTTCCGGGTGCAAAGCAAAGAAGAGCTGATGCATGCCGACAAAATGTTTGACTACCTGGCCGATGTAGGCGGTGAAATTGTAATCGGTGAAATCCCTAAACCACCGCATACTTTTGCAGATGTGCAGGATGTTTTCGAAAAAGCCCTGGAACACGAAAGAGTGGTAACCAGAAGTATTTTTAATATTGTAAAGGCTGCCAATGATGAAGGCGATTTTGCTACAACGTCGTTCCTGCAGTGGTTTATCAACGAGCAGGTGGAAGAGGAATCTTCGGCATCGCTTTTGGTTTCCAAAATAAAAATGGTGAAAGACAATCCGTCTGCGCTTTACCTGTTCGATCAGGAGCTCTCACAGAGGGTGTTTGTGCCGGAAAATGGAAAATAA